One stretch of Diorhabda carinulata isolate Delta chromosome 5, icDioCari1.1, whole genome shotgun sequence DNA includes these proteins:
- the LOC130894410 gene encoding DNA ligase 3 translates to MSDTEENIDEKPFVIERAKQGRAVCKKCKQKCLQGEWRLAKLVSNPFGAGKMKAWHHINCLFEVFLKQRKTTKRIEGPEDIDGWDILDKDIQKDICRLIEECDKFHGKPSNSPKKQQKYRNIPKQEEVVDCVKDSVSVSPSKHSKNKTQSFKEFRKLIAEISNTDSYLDKTNCVKLTFDKNFQKEDIILWCRLLLPGVVKRVYNLQSKQLVKLFSRLFIADQTEMLEHLEQGDIGETIQTFFEKSIKLQPAKKSLLTVTEVDVFLNKLSVLTREEDQIDLFKCFIPKCTSNDLKIVIRLIKGDLRMGAGAKHILDAIDSDAYESYQTSRDLALVINKCLIKNTNSKKGNTADVLIMTPVLPMLAEACKSVDYAIKKCPHGMYSEIKYDGERVQVHKRGSEYKYFSRALKPVLPHKIAHFKDYIPKAFPNANDLILDSEILMMDTVNGKPLPFGTLGVHKKTEFKDATVCLFVFDCIYFNGESLINKPLNVRKKILHENMLEIPNHIMFSEMQEIHKKNDLAKMIAKVLKLGLEGLVLKDTESIYEPGKRHWLKVKKDYLFDGKMADSADLIVLGAWYGTGKKGGMMSVFLMGCYHPEKKNFCTVTKVHTGHDDKTLEQLQTELDMIKISQDPNKVPRWLKCTKTMIPDFVAKDPKKQPVWEITGAEFTQHDVHTANGISIRFPRVTRIRNDKNWETATNIHELQTLYTTSKENLDISLLVNDMDNSQSQSDKQNIINKPKKRKNLDDCINNSSSSSSPKKKRKILESENEETSSSLATSTSNSFTNEIKSIFSGVKALLEDELKKDNHANVIKNFIDYGGELLLDEEQEEATHVFHYYNIIREPIIKCPVIARHVSYEWIMDSIEEGALKNHINYTVQWNPDD, encoded by the exons ATGTCTGATACAGAAGAAAACATAGACGAAAAACCGTTTGTAATTGAAAGAGCAAAGCAAGGACGTGCAGTATGTAAAAAATGTAAGCAAAAATGTTTACAAGGAGAATGGCGTTTGGCTAAATTAGTAAGCAATCCTTTTGGAGCTGGGAAAATGAAAGCATGGCATCACATAAACTGTTTATTTGAAGTATTCTTAAAACAACGAAAAACAACTAAGAGAATTGAAGGTCCAGAAGATATAGATGGTTGGGATATTTTGGATAAAGATATACAAAAAGATATTTGTAGATTAATTGAAGAATGTGACAAATTTCATGGCAAGCCATCAAATTCACCTAAAAAACAGCAAAAGTACCGAAATATTCCCAAACAAGAAGAAGTTGTAGATTGTGTAAAAGATTCAGTGAGTGTTAGTCCAAGTAAgcatagtaaaaataaaacacagtCATTCAAAGAATTCAGAAAATTGATAGCTGAGATTAGTAACACTGACAGTTATCTTGATAAAACAAATTGTGTTAAATTaacatttgataaaaatttccaaaaggAAGATATAATTCTTTGGTGTAGATTATTGCTACCGGGAGTAGTTAAGAGGGTTTATAATTTACAAAGTAAACAGCTGGTTAAATTATTTAGCAGATTATTCATAGCCGATCAAACTGAAATGTTGGAACACTTAGAACAAGGCGACATAGGAGaaacaattcaaactttttttgaaaaaagtattaaactACAACCAGCAAAGAAGAGTTTGTTAACTGTAACTGAGGTGGACGTTTTTCTGAATAAACTATCTGTTCTCACTCGCGAAGAAGATCAAATTGATTTGTTCAAATGTTTTATACCAAAATGTACATCTAATGACTTGAAAATTGTAATCAGACTGATTAAAGGGGATTTGAGGATGGGGGCTGGTGCAAAACACATTTTGGATGCCATAGATAGTGATGCTTATGAATCTTATCAGACTTCCAGGGATTTAGCCTTGGTaatcaataaatgtttaataaaaaataccaataGTAAGAAGGGGAACACAGCAGATGTCTTGATTATGACTCCTGTTTTACCAATGCTAGCAGAAGCTTGCAAATCTGTAGATTATGCCATTAAAAAGTGTCCACATGGTATGTATTCGGAAATTAAATATGATGGAGAAAGAGTGCAGGTACATAAACGTGGatctgaatataaatatttctctcGCGCTCTAAAACCAGTATTACCTCATAAAATAGCACATTTTAAGGATTATATACCGAAAGCATTTCCTAATgcaaatgatttaattttggaCAGTGAGATTCTAATGATGGATACAGTGAATGGAAAGCCTCTACCATTCGGTACTTTGGGagttcataaaaaaactgaattcaaAGATGCTACTGTATGTCTATTTGTTTTTGACTGCATATATTTCAATGGAGAAAGTTTGATTAACAAACCTCTTAAtgtaaggaaaaaaattttgcatgaaaatatGTTGGAGATACCTAACCATATAATGTTTTCGGAAATGCAAGAAATTCACAAGAAAAATGATTTAGCCAAAATGATAGCAAAAGTATTGAAATTAGGCTTGGAAGGTTTAGTACTGAAAGATACTGAAAGTATATATGAACCAGGAAAGCGTCATTGGTTAAAAGTTAAAAAGGACTATTTATTTGATGGCAAGATGGCAGATAGTGCAGATCTGATAGTCTTAGGTGCTTGGTATGGTACTGGTAAAAAGGGAGGCATGATGTCAGTTTTTCTTATGGGTTGCTACCacccagaaaaaaaaaatttttgtacagtCACAAAAGTTCACACGGGACATGATGACAAAACTTTAGAACAACTTCAAACTGAATTAGATATGATTAAAATTAGTCAAGATCCTAATAAAGTTCCAAGATGGTTGAAATGCACAAAAACTATGATTCCGGACTTTGTAGCCAAGGATCCTAAAAAACAACCAGTTTGGGAAATAACGGGAGCAGAATTCACCCAGCACGACGTACACACAGCTAATGGTATATCTATTCGTTTTCCCAGAGTTACTAGAATACGTAATGATAAAAATTGGGAGACTGCTACCAACATTCACGAGTTACAAACATTGTATACAACTTCAAAGGAAAATCTGGATATCAGTTTACTTGTTAATGATATGGATAACTCCCAGAGTCAAAGTGACAAGcagaatataattaataaaccaAAGAAGAGAAAAAACTTGGATGACTGTATTAATAATTCTAGCAgttcatcatcacccaaaaagAAACGGAAGATTTTAGAAAGTGAAAATGAAGAGACAAGTAGCAGCTTAGCTACAAGTACCTCGAATAGTTTCACTAATGAAATCAAAAGCATATTTTCAGGTGTAAAAGCTCTTTTGGAAGATGAACTCAAAAAGGACAATCATGCAAATGTTATAAA aaattttattgattatggAGGCGAACTTCTGCTAGACGAAGAACAGGAAGAAGCAACACACGTTTTTCATTACTACAATATAATTCGTGAGCCTATTATCAAATGTCCCGTTATTGCTAGACACGTTTCTTACGAATGGATCATGGACTCTATAGAAGAAGGAgcattaaaaaatcatataaattataCGGTACAATGGAATCCAGATGACTGA
- the LOC130894411 gene encoding RCC1 domain-containing protein 1 isoform X2 — MKLCCNGFNLFGQLQVQAPIIYEFTPVFQFEVINKIFINQTYSLLVTNDKSLIYYKKGVVDITSVIGKDFLKITCSDDRILFIDETKQVNIIELGNFMNKRIIYEKCVKNISIGSKITILYTLDGGLINVPQPLNFHCNRICDIKSGKEHCLLLDEEGNVYSMGAGSRGQLGHGKLDYEPNPLLIEALAGIKIKKIATGGWHSCAVSQDGDLYVWGWNSNGQLGLGKKNDEAGYVSTMATPHVVDFFDDTLNCLLVSCGSRHTIIFLDNRQLYGCGWNKYHQLRKEDNENYYELTHLHNFENDNVLDLQCGPWNSAVLCK; from the exons ATGAAGTTATGTTGTAACggtttcaatttatttggacAACTACAGGTTCAAGCACcaattatttatgaattcaCCCCAGTATTtcaatttgaggttataaacaAG atattcatAAACCAGACTTACTCCCTTTTGGTTACCAACGATAAAAGTTTAATTTACTACAAAAAGGGGGTAGTAGACATAACATCAGTAATtggaaaagattttttaaaaataacttgtaGTGAtgatagaattttatttatagatgaAACGAAGCAAGTGAACATTATAGAACTAGGAAATTTCAtgaataaaagaataatttacGAAAAATGCGTCAAGAATATTAGTATCGGTtctaaaataactattttgtataCGTTAGATGGTGGATTAATTAATGTACCACAACCCCTTAATTTTCATTGTAATAGAATATGCGATATAAAAAGTGGCAAAGAACATTGTTTATTGTTAGACGAAGAAGGCAATGTATACTCCATGGGGGCAGGAAG tcgGGGACAATTAGGTCATGGAAAATTAGACTATGAACCAAATCCATTATTGATAGAAGCACTAGCCGggattaaaataaagaaaattgcaACTGGTGGCTGGCATTCTTGTGCCGTTAGTCAAGATGGTGACCTGTATGTTTGGGGTTGGAATAGCAATGGTCAGTTGGGATTAGGAAAAAAGAATGATGAGGCTGGTTATGTATCTACCATGGCAACACCACATGTAGTCGATTTTTTTGATGATACATTAAATTGTTTACTAGTATCTTGCGGCAGTAGGCACactattatatttttag ATAATCGACAATTGTATGGTTGCGGATGGAACAAATACCATCAACTTCGTAAAGAagacaatgaaaattattacgaattaaCTCACCttcataatttcgaaaatgataATGTTCTCGATCTACAGTGTGGACCGTGGAATTCTGCAGTACTATGCAAATAA
- the LOC130894411 gene encoding probable E3 ubiquitin-protein ligase HERC1 isoform X1: MKLCCNGFNLFGQLQVQAPIIYEFTPVFQFEVINKIFINQTYSLLVTNDKSLIYYKKGVVDITSVIGKDFLKITCSDDRILFIDETKQVNIIELGNFMNKRIIYEKCVKNISIGSKITILYTLDGGLINVPQPLNFHCNRICDIKSGKEHCLLLDEEGNVYSMGAGSRGQLGHGKLDYEPNPLLIEALAGIKIKKIATGGWHSCAVSQDGDLYVWGWNSNGQLGLGKKNDEAGYVSTMATPHVVDFFDDTLNCLLVSCGSRHTIIFLGNRHFSEDISIFNVRLLGTFIIFLNLEGHFRISTCPSHLKHASRINTNKSSSPYISSSSM; the protein is encoded by the exons ATGAAGTTATGTTGTAACggtttcaatttatttggacAACTACAGGTTCAAGCACcaattatttatgaattcaCCCCAGTATTtcaatttgaggttataaacaAG atattcatAAACCAGACTTACTCCCTTTTGGTTACCAACGATAAAAGTTTAATTTACTACAAAAAGGGGGTAGTAGACATAACATCAGTAATtggaaaagattttttaaaaataacttgtaGTGAtgatagaattttatttatagatgaAACGAAGCAAGTGAACATTATAGAACTAGGAAATTTCAtgaataaaagaataatttacGAAAAATGCGTCAAGAATATTAGTATCGGTtctaaaataactattttgtataCGTTAGATGGTGGATTAATTAATGTACCACAACCCCTTAATTTTCATTGTAATAGAATATGCGATATAAAAAGTGGCAAAGAACATTGTTTATTGTTAGACGAAGAAGGCAATGTATACTCCATGGGGGCAGGAAG tcgGGGACAATTAGGTCATGGAAAATTAGACTATGAACCAAATCCATTATTGATAGAAGCACTAGCCGggattaaaataaagaaaattgcaACTGGTGGCTGGCATTCTTGTGCCGTTAGTCAAGATGGTGACCTGTATGTTTGGGGTTGGAATAGCAATGGTCAGTTGGGATTAGGAAAAAAGAATGATGAGGCTGGTTATGTATCTACCATGGCAACACCACATGTAGTCGATTTTTTTGATGATACATTAAATTGTTTACTAGTATCTTGCGGCAGTAGGCACactattatatttttaggtaACAGACACTTTAGTGAggatatttccatttttaatgtAAGGCTATTAGGtacttttatcatatttttaaaccTAGAAGGACATTTTAGGATCTCCACGTGTCCCAGCCACCTTAAACACGCCTCCCGGATTAACACTAACAAATCTAGCTCGCCATACATCAGCAGCAGCAGTATGTAA